The Synchiropus splendidus isolate RoL2022-P1 chromosome 1, RoL_Sspl_1.0, whole genome shotgun sequence genome includes a window with the following:
- the LOC128751543 gene encoding macrophage mannose receptor 1 isoform X2 encodes MPVLHWVKAALRIYFSKDSDSVRSQCQQGWREYENKCYYFSTDAKSWLDANAFCLQHHSNLMSIQDLQERLWVRTQISTEIYWIGLNDRVTEGTWEWTDGSPFIEYLSFWMSGQPDNWQDEDCGQVVGSSYGHWNDEDCSVQRKFICKHLNPNPGPQCDATSGWRQYGSNCFKLNSDTRKSWVAARHDCVQDGGDLASVTTAAEEQFITSTLDSSHLGMWIGLSTLKCNKISCHVEVGNSQFAWSDARLDDYRNWASGEPIVDTQTGSCAAIIKDTSDEFGKWKSHACRHERPYMCKRPLNTICPPGWLSFSGSCYWMISNINMLTTWNEAQTKCSDIGAHLLIINSQEEQFFINGKLPDYHQVDIPDIWIGLSDKDHDGTFKWVDKSDVTFSNYGAGWPTNTPNLWDCGQIYTGNYDGKWETTNCFKSLGYICEMTGGQNPKPTSAPEFSCDPGYLLFGDFCYHFETEDVKNWQDAEAQCVSQQGHLVSFHSQEELSFITAHMPGESWVGLNDISVEGQYVFSDGTAVEILPWAPGQPDNWQNNEDCVNLRGMNHAQAGKLNDDFCSSTKDYICKKAKGSGPPPHPPTSGPGWNEKCGAWASDPFNDYCYLFNYQSMRTWAEARADCVNQGGDLLSITDPVEQAFVHGMIQQSPVGISMWMGGHDSITEGGWEWTDGSPFRYIHWNTGNPDDYYGEDCLSILINNGYWNDDNCEYKRGYICKRRGKTPEPPPPHDGFMKALVCQDSSAVLHCPLESVINIQSAFFWRMRDDICPSFDGSHGNCSVPGVLPLVRKACDNRPFCFVYAHMEQDPCPRVSKYMEVVYSCEQKVCLHGLGVEDRNISDSQLSASSSSRQHPPSHARLNGNSCWISSGSATSSWIQVNLGQKRKVTGIVIQGCPQLDNWVTKFKLKHSIDGLTWTDYTTDGPFLLGSVDRSTAETQLLGTPVSAQYVRIFPLEVNGQGGLRFDVLGCTPDYAVTCASRPNFNFANDRMMVHCPARCARSDYSVFGTTVYRGDSNICAAAIHAGVILNENGGDCTLLKLPGQDFYTGSTKNGITSKQYDGSYSVSYSFTDGELRCSGPDWYEFGEYCYKPFEDKKTWHDAQKSCRAVGAELVSIRSATEQNWLESYLYLATSDVWTGLNDLAHSGMFIWSDEHIVTFTYWAPGEPNNHDGFKEDCVEMLHQSGRWNDVSCTELNTYICKMPRGHYPPPSVRPTVYGCPLGWDAYGYSCYWMEETARTWSQAEEFCRQQDAFLLHIGDIYEQSHFTVALTGKTGMWWIGLRTKGSGGGVDYVWVDGSPLTFTHWDRNQPDNGDGTCVAMTTGAVGGFWDDKECSEKFAFICEKHRPDISPPTKAPTPPPSQGCADTWTAKPHFRNCYKLFHKVDWSMKKSWSAALEDCVARGANLVSIHSQEEEQFLSEYTKGSSKWIGLQSNAMEGGYSWSDGTPVSHTNWDHGEPNNHDGREQCVEMVSSTNGTVSWWNDLNCDAHQDWICMIAKGKTPVVPPAPPSPIPAPECGSNPGWRKYNNICYYYNDTEEVDFHTAMGRCYQEKALLVSILNQHEQAYVNSMVGTGQIASAWIGLRMFGIAGGEYKWVDHSPVTYTHWAAGEPNNANGEEQCVQMNRHQGAWNDANCGRAMAGYVCKKYHGDSHSTPPPTQPWLGHCPAGWLRFNDKCFLFKGKKGDMKANWSHARGWCREQGGDLAVIDSQYENDFVSSYLRDLELPTWIGLSDLLVENQYAWSDGVSPVRFTNWNEKEPNNAGGAEHCVALTHNQLVTGRWNDDACHKPHSFVCSRIKSSTVEPPPPTKSPCPGGYISWYMNCYKLVEEPATWASARATCEKQGGDLASIDMSYDQAFVAGAVLQGETDAWIGLRRKEDDSYTWSDGWPVFFTNWGPGEPSNIKGEGCVSMHASRFLHGTWNDTDCDQAKAFVCKISKENPPPTPAPGDGKCLPFWKPYGQYCYYVYNEAQGFSWPDSRHYCREVQAELASIHSRAELEFIRKLDHSKKHHLWIGLTRGENGGWTWTDGTAVAFLNWAPNEPNAAFHPGEAMQEKCVEMSGDALWNDNNCLEKRGFVCRHRQFHSTDEGGNPIFPTDVIIPDEGSLIAIGVIIAVVSISLVAGLLYYILIVRGSKSSSPGLPAKADYHIDIAAFSNPNFPGESDT; translated from the exons atgccagtCCTTCACTGGGTGAAAGCTGCACTCcggatttatttttcaaaagattctgattcag TGCGATCACAGTGCCAACAAGGCTGGAGAGAGTATGAGAACAAATGCTACTATTTTTCTACTGACGCCAAATCCTGGCTGGACGCCAACGCATTCTGCCTGCAGCACCACAGCAACCTGATGAGCATTCAGGACCTTCAGGAGAGG CTGTGGGTGAGAACACAAATCAGCACTGAGATCTACTGGATCGGTCTGAATGATCGGGTCACAGAGGGCACGTGGGAGTGGACAGACGGGAGTCCTTTCATAGAATACCTCTC GTTCTGGATGTCGGGTCAACCGGACAACTGGCAGGACGAAGACTGTGGTCAGGTTGTGGGAAGCAGCTATGGACACTGGAACGATGAGGACTGCAGCGTGCAGAGGAAGTTCATCTGCAAGCATCTCAACC CCAACCCTGGCCCACAGTGTGATGCCACGTCAGGATGGCGCCAGTATGGATCCAACTGCTTCAAGCTGAATTCGGACACCAGGAAGAGCTGGGTGGCGGCCAGACACGACTGCGTGCAGGATGGCGGCGACTTGGCCTCTGTGACCACGGCGGCAGAGGAGCAGTTCATCACATCCACTCTGGACTCGTCTCATCTGGGCATGTGGATCGGTCTCTCCACCTTG AAATGCAACAAGATTTCCTGCCATGTCGAGGTTGGCAACAGTCAGTTCGCCTGGTCTGATGCTCGCCTGGACGACTACCGGAACTGGGCCAGCGGTGAACCCATTGT agacacacagactGGTTCCTGTGCTGCCATAATCAAAGACACATCTGATGAGTTTGGCAAGTGGAAGTCACACGCTTGCAGACACGAGCGTCCTTACATGTGTAAACGTCCACTGAACA CTATCTGTCCTCCTGGCTGGCTGAGCTTTTCAGGAAGCTGCTACTGGATGATCAGCAACATCAACATGTTGACCACGTGGAATGAGGCGCAGACCAAGTGCTCAGACATTGGGGCCCACTTATTGATCATCAACAG tcaaGAGGAACAGTTCTTCATCAACGGGAAACTTCCTGACTATCACCAGGTGGACATTCCTGACATCTGGATCGGTTTATCGG ATAAGGACCACGACGGGACGTTTAAGTGGGTGGATAAGAGTGACGTCACCTTCTCTAACTATGGCGCCGGTTGGCCCACCAACACCCCGAACCTCTGGGACTGTGGACAGATCTACACCG GAAATTACGATGGCAAATGGGAAACAACCAACTGCTTCAAGAGTCTGGGCTACATCTGCGAGATGACTGGAGGACAGAACCCAAAGCCCACTTCAGCTCCCG AATTCAGCTGTGACCCTGGATATTTGTTGTTTGGGGACTTCTGCTACCACTTTGAGACAGAGGATGTGAAAAACTGGCAAGACGCTGAGGCCCAGTGTGTTTCTCAGCAGGGTCACCTGGTCAGCTTCCACTCACAAGAGGAGCTTAGCTTCATCACTG CCCACATGCCCGGGGAGTCATGGGTGGGCTTGAACGACATCAGTGTTGAAGGCCAATACGTCTTCAGCGATGGCACTGCTGTG GAGATCCTCCCGTGGGCCCCAGGGCAGCCGGACAACTGGCAGAACAACGAGGACTGTGTCAACCTTCGAGGGATGAATCACGCTCAGGCGGGAAAACTCAACGACGACTTCTGCTCATCGACAAAAGACTACATTTGCAAAAAag CTAAAGGATCCGGACCGCCTCCTCACCCTCCCACGTCAGGACCAG GATGGAACGAAAAGTGTGGCGCTTGGGCGTCCGACCCGTTTAATGACTACTGCTACCTGTTCAACTACCAGTCGATGAGGACGTGGGCGGAAGCTCGAGCCGACTGTGTCAACCAGGGAGGAGACCTGCTCAGCATCACTGATCCTGTTGAACAGGCCTTCGTACATG GGATGATCCAGCAGAGCCCTGTGGGCATCTCCATGTGGATGGGCGGTCACGACTCCATCACTGAAGGCGGCTGGGAGTGGACCGACGGATCTCCGTTCAGATACATCCACTGGAACACAG GAAACCCTGATGACTACTACGGTGAGGACTGTCTGTCCATCCTCATCAACAATGGCTACTGGAACGACGACAACTGCGAGTACAAGAGAGGATACATCTGcaagaggagag GAAAAACTCcagagcctcctccacctcacgaCG GATTCATGAAGGCGCTCGTGTGCCAGGACTCGTCCGCCGTCCTTCACTGTCCCCTGGAGAGCGTCATCAACATCCAGTCCGCTTTCTTTTGGCGTATGCGCGACGACATCTGTCCAAGCTTTGATGGTTCACATG GAAACTGCTCCGTGCCCGGTGTCCTGCCTCTGGTCAGGAAAGCCTGCGACAACCGTCCCTTCTGTTTTGTTTACGCTCACATGGAACAAGACCCTTGCCCCAGAGTCTCCAAGTACATGGAAGTAGTGTACAGCTGTGAGCAGAAGG TGTGTCTGCATGGACTTGGCGTGGAGGATCGGAACATCTCGGACTCCCAGTTGTCGGCCTCCTCGTCCAGCAGGCAGCACCCTCCCAGCCATGCTCGTCTGAATGGAAACTCCTGCTGGATTTCCTCTGGATCTG CCACGTCCAGCTGGATACAGGTCAACTTGGGCCAAAAGAGAAAAGTGACCGGAATCGTGATCCAGGGCTGCCCCCAGCTTGACAATTGGGTCACCAAATTCAAACTCAAGCACAGCATTGACGGACTCACTTGGACTGACTACACCACCGATGGGCCG TTCCTCCTGGGCTCCGTCGACAGAAGCACGGCCGAGACACAGCTCCTGGGCACGCCGGTGTCAGCTCAGTATGTCCGCATCTTCCCACTAGAGGTCAACGGTCAGGGCGGACTGCGCTTCGATGTTTTGGGCTGCACGCCGGACT ATGCTGTCACATGCGCCTCCAGGCCCAACTTCAACTTTGCCAATGACCGGATGAT GGTCCATTGTCCAGCCCGGTGTGCCAGATCCGACTACTCTGTGTTTGGAACGACGGTGTATCGAGGC GACTCAAACATCTGTGCTGCTGCCATCCATGCTGGAGTCATTCTGAACGAGAACGGTGGGGACTGCACTCTGCTGAAACTGCCCGGACAGGACTTCTACACCGGCTCCACCAAGAACGGCATAACGTCCAAACA ATATGATGGCTCCTACTCAGTGTCTTACTCGTTCACTGATGGAG AGCTTAGGTGTTCTGGTCCGGACTGGTACGAGTTCGGCGAGTACTGTTACAAACCTTTTGAGGACAAAAAGACGTGGCATGACGCTCAGAAAAGCTGCAGGGCTGTCGGGGCGGAGCTGGTGTCCATCCGCTCGGCGACGGAGCAGAACTGGCTGGAGAGCTACTTATACTTGG CCACCAGCGACGTCTGGACCGGTCTCAATGACCTAGCCCATTCAGGCATGTTCATCTGGTCCGACGAGCACATAGTGACTTTCACCTACTGGGCTCCCGGAGAACCGAACAACCATGACGGCTTTAAGGAGGACTGTGTGGAGATGCTGCACCAG AGCGGCAGGTGGAACGACGTGTCCTGTACCGAGCTCAACACCTACATATGCAAGATGCCCAGAGGTCACTACCCGCCTCCCTCAGTCAGACCCACCGTCTATGGATGTCCACTG GGCTGGGATGCGTACGGTTACTCCTGCTACTGGATGGAGGAGACAGCCCGCACTTGGTCACAGGCTGAAGAGTTCTGCAGACAGCAGGACGCTTTCCTGCTGCATATTGGAGACAT TTATGAGCAGTCCCACTTCACGGTGGCGTTGACTGGAAAGACGGGAATGTGGTGGATCGGCTTGCGGACGAAAGGGAGCGGGGGAGGAGTGGACTACGTCTGGGTGGATGGCTCTCCGCTCACCTTCACTCACTGGGACAGAAACCAGCCAG ATAATGGGGATGGAACTTGTGTCGCCATGACGACGGGTGCGGTCGGAGGCTTCTGGGACGACAAGGAGTGCTCAGAAAAGTTTGCTTTCATCTGTGAGAAACACCGACCTGACATCAGCCCACCCACCAAGGCCCCGACTCCTCCTCCGTCGCAGGGCTGCGCTGACACCTGGACTGCCAAGCCACACTTCAGGAACTGCTACAAG CTATTCCACAAAGTGGACTGGTCCATGAAGAAGAGCTGGAGCGCCGCCCTGGAGGACTGCGTGGCCCGAGGAGCCAACCTAGTCAGCATCCACagccaggaggaggagcagttTCTGTCAGAGTACACCAAAGGCAGCAGCAAGTGGATCGGACTCCAGAGCAACGCCATGGAAGGAG GTTACTCCTGGAGCGACGGCACCCCGGTGTCCCACACCAACTGGGATCACGGCGAGCCCAACAACCACGATGGCAGGGAACAGTGTGTGGAGATGGTCAGCAGCACCAACGGGACGGTGTCCTGGTGGAACGACCTCAACTGTGACGCACACCAGGACTGGATATGTATGATCGCCAAAGGAAAGACCCCAGTTGTGCCTCCTGCACCCCCATCTCCTATTCCAG CTCCAGAGTGCGGCTCCAATCCCGGCTGGAGGAAGTACAACAACATCTGCTACTACTACAACGACACAGAGGAGGTGGACTTCCACACTGCCATGGGCCGTTGCTACCAGGAGAAGGCTCTCCTCGTATCCATCCTGAATCAGCACGAGCAAGCTTATGTCAACAGCATG GTGGGCACGGGTCAGATCGCCTCCGCCTGGATCGGTTTGAGAATGTTTGGTATCGCAGGAGGAGAgtacaa GTGGGTGGACCACTCACCAGTGACCTACACCCACTGGGCTGCCGGAGAACCCAACAACGCCAACGGGGAGGAGCAGTGTGTTCAGATGAACAGACATCAAG GTGCATGGAACGATGCTAACTGTGGCCGAGCCATGGCCGGTTATGTCTGCAAGAAGTACCATGGAGACAGTCACAGCACGCCTCCACCCACACAGCCCTGGCTGGGCCACTGCCCTGCAG GCTGGCTGCGGTTCAACGACAAGTGCTTCCTGTTCAAAGGGAAGAAGGGCGACATGAAGGCCAACTGGTCTCACGCCCGGGGCTGGTGCAGGGAGCAGGGAGGAGACCTGGCCGTCATCGACAGCCAGTATGAAAACG ACTTTGTGTCCAGCTACCTGAGGGACTTGGAGCTGCCCACTTGGATTGGCCTGTCTGACCTGTTAGTGGAGAACCAGTACGCCTGGAGTGACGGCGTCAGCCCAGTCCGGTTCACCAACTGGAATGAGAAGGAGCCCAACAATGCTGGAGGAGCG GAACACTGTGTGGCCTTGACCCACAACCAGCTGGTGACCGGACGGTGGAACGACGACGCCTGCCACAAGCCGCACAGCTTCGTCTGCTCCAGGATCAAAT CAAGCACCGTGGAGCCCCCTCCTCCAACCAAGAGCCCGTGCCCAGGTGGCTACATCTCCTGGTACATGAACTGCTACAAGCTGGTGGAGGAGCCGGCCACCTGGGCTTCCGCCCGGGCCACCTGCGAGAAGCAAGGAGGCGACTTGGCCAGTATCGACATGAGCTACGACCAGGCCTTTGTGGCCGGAGCAGTTCTGCAGGGTGAGACCGACGCCTGGATCGGACTCAGACGCAAG GAGGACGACTCCTACACGTGGTCTGATGGCTGGCCTGTGTTCTTCACAAATTGGGGTCCCGGGGAGCCCTCCAACATCAAAGGCGAGGGCTGTGTGAGCATGCATGCTTCCAGGTTCCTTCACGGGACATGGAATGACACCGACTGTGACCAAGCCAAAGCTTTCGTCTGCAAGATCTCCAAAG aaaaCCCACCACCTACTCCTGCACCTGGAGACGGGAAGTGTCTTCCATTCTGGAAACCTTACGGCCAATACTGTTACTACGTGTACAACGAGGCCCAGGGCTTCTCCTGGCCGGACTCGCGTCACTACTGCAGGGAGGTCCAAGCAGAGTTGGCGTCTATCCACAGCAGAGCTGAGCTGGAGTTCATCCGGAAATTAGACCACTCCAAGAAGCACCACCTCTGGATCGGCCTCACTCGGGGCGAGAATG GTGGCTGGACCTGGACTGACGGAACAGCAGTGGCTTTCCTAAACTGGGCCCCCAATGAGCCCAACGCAGCCTTCCACCCTGGAGAGGCCATGCAGGAGAAGTGCGTGGAGATGAGTGGCGACGCTCTCTGGAACGACAACAATTGTCTGGAGAAGAGAGGCTTTGTTTGCCGCCACCGCCAGT TCCACTCGACAGATGAGGGAGGAAACCCGATTTTTCCCACGGACGTGATAATACCGGACG AGGGCAGCCTGATCGCCATCGGAGTGATAATCGCAGTGGTCAGCATCAGTTTGGTGGCAGGTTTACTTTATTACATCCTCATTGTGAGAGGATCCAAGAGCAGCAGTCCAGGTCTGCCAGCCAAGGCCGACTACCACATTGATATA GCCGCCTTCTCCAACCCCAACTTCCCTGGAGAGTCAGACACATGA